In Rhodamnia argentea isolate NSW1041297 chromosome 11, ASM2092103v1, whole genome shotgun sequence, one genomic interval encodes:
- the LOC115751095 gene encoding uncharacterized protein LOC115751095 — MASSSSSLQRLLRRSLSARVASTLRQLQTPPPPPLSPLYQPHLIDGLPSEIPLLDPLWGLPKITENATRPRVPPPAFPSYPFGLYLGPIPSGSSVESEEEAVDSSDANGVWADSVKKKRKRKMNKHKYKKLRKRLRRQT; from the coding sequence atggcttcttcttcttcttctctgcagAGACTCCTCAGAAGATCACTCTCTGCAAGGGTCGCCTCCACTTTACGCCAACTCCAAacgcccccgccgccgccgctttcCCCCCTCTACCAACCCCACTTGATCGACGGGTTGCCGTCGGAAATCCCTCTCTTGGACCCTCTCTGGGGTTTACCCAAGATAACGGAGAATGCGACGCGACCTCGAGTCCCTCCACCGGCTTTCCCGTCCTATCCCTTCGGGCTCTATTTAGGACCGATCCCGTCGGGTTCTTCTGTCGAAAGCGAAGAGGAAGCGGTGGATTCGAGCGATGCGAATGGTGTGTGGGCCGATAgcgtgaagaagaagaggaagaggaagatgaacaaaCACAAGTATAAGAAGCTCAGGAAGCGGCTTAGGAGGCAGACCTAG
- the LOC115751135 gene encoding protein SIEVE ELEMENT OCCLUSION B-like gives MAMMTTTSKMMPPAMQRLIKGGDRSMITMSDDSVMMKQVMDTHTPDGREVDVKPLLHLVEDILNRATLSVDTVATGGSVLFTENMDDKTYQASFNAMLDALSYIIERISCELSVKALTGGEAHATTLAIFNLLGPFSWDAKLVLTLAAFAFNYGEFWLLAQIYTSNQLAKSMAILRQLPMIMEHSGMLKSRFEALNNLIQAMLKVTRCVVEFRELPSAYISSEIPALSTAMAHIPTAVYWTIRSAVACAGQITNLTSYGLEYITTTTEAWELSTLAHKLTSIYEHLQKQIAICNQHIEEKRHLEAYQTLLSLMETLHIDNMKILKALIYPKDDILPLVDGNTKKRVNLEVLRRRNVLLLISGLDISQEELSILEQIHSESKLHATRHDIHQYEVVWIPMVDRSVLWTDPMQKQFEALQSSMPWYTVYHPNLIDRAVIRFIKERWHFRNKPILVVLDPQGKVVCPNAIHMMWIWGGNAFPFTTMREEALWKEETWRLELLVNGIDPTILNWIRDGKYIFLYGGDDIEWIRKFTTAAHQVAQAARIPLEMAYVGKSSKREQVRRAVVAINNEKMSYAWQDLTMVWFFWTRLESMLFSKIQLGKADEYDPVMQQIKRLLSFDKVGGWAVLSKGSTISVNGHGTTVLPALLEYDLWKEHVPTKGYELAFKDHHDKIHDVTHPCCRFEFQSAMGRIPESMRCPECQRLMEKLTSFVCCHDEVAPIVYD, from the exons ATGGCCATGATGACGACAACCAGCAAGATGATGCCGCCCGCCATGCAGAGGTTGATCAAGGGTGGGGATCGGAGCATGATCACCATGTCTGACGACAGCGTGATGATGAAGCAGGTCATGGACACTCACACCCCCGACGGCCGGGAGGTTGACGTGAAGCCACTCCTCCATCTCGTCGAGGACATCCTCAACCGCGCTACCTTGAGTGTTGACACTGTCGCCACCGGG GGATCAGTATTGTTCACGGAAAACATGGATGACAAGACTTACCAGGCCAGCTTCAATGCCATGCTCGACGCGCTGTCCTATATCATCGAGAGGATCTCCTGCGAG CTGTCCGTGAAGGCGCTGACCGGGGGTGAGGCGCATGCGACCACGCTCGCCATATTCAACTTGCTCGGCCCCTTCTCGTGGGACGCCAAGCTGGTGCTGACCCTGGCAGCCTTCGCCTTCAACTACGGCGAGTTCTGGCTCTTGGCCCAGATCTACACCTCCAACCAGCTCGCCAAGTCGATGGCGATCCTGAGGCAGTTGCCCATGATCATGGAGCACTCGGGCATGCTCAAGTCCCGGTTCGAAGCACTCAACAACCTCATCCAGGCCATGCTTAAGGTCACCAGGTGCGTGGTGGAGTTTAGGGAGCTTCCCTCAGCTTACATCTCCAGCGAGATCCCCGCATTGTCCACCGCCATGGCACACATCCCAACTGCCGTTTACTGGACCATAAGGAGCGCTGTGGCTTGTGCTGGCCAGATCACTAACCTCACTAGCTATGGCCTTGA GTACATAACAACCACAACCGAGGCATGGGAGCTATCAACCTTGGCTCACAAACTGACGAGCATATATGAACATTTGCAGAAGCAAATCGCCATATGTAACCAACACATTG AGGAAAAGCGGCATCTCGAAGCCTATCAGACTCTCCTGAGTCTCATGGAAACCCTCCACATTGACAATATGAAGATCCTGAAGGCTCTGATTTATCCCAAGGATGATATTCTCCCACTTGTTGACGGGAATACTAAGAAAAGG GTCAACCTTGAAGTCCTGAGGAGGAGGAACGTGTTGCTGCTGATCTCGGGGCTGGACATCTCACAGGAGGAGCTGTCCATCCTGGAGCAGATCCACAGCGAGTCCAAGTTGCACGCGACGCGGCATGATATCCACCAGTACGAGGTGGTGTGGATCCCCATGGTGGACCGCTCGGTCCTGTGGACCGACCCAATGCAGAAGCAGTTCGAGGCCCTGCAGTCCTCGATGCCGTGGTACACCGTGTACCACCCAAACCTGATCGACAGGGCGGTGATCCGGTTCATCAAGGAGAGGTGGCACTTCAGGAACAAGCCCATCCTGGTGGTGCTTGACCCACAAGGCAAGGTTGTGTGCCCCAATGCCATTCACATGATGTGGATCTGGGGAGGCAATGCCTTCCCTTTCACTACAATGAGAGAGGAGGCTCTGTGGAAGGAAGAGACATGGAGGCTTGAGCTTCTTGTCAATGGCATTGATCCAACAATTTTGAATTGG ATTAGAGACGGCAAGTACATATTCCTGTATGGTGGCGATGACATTGAGTGGATCCGCAAGTTCACCACGGCGGCACACCAGGTCGCACAGGCGGCGAGGATCCCCCTGGAGATGGCCTATGTGGGCAAGAGCAGCAAGCGAGAGCAGGTGCGGCGCGCAGTTGTTGCCATAAACAATGAGAAGATGAGCTACGCCTGGCAGGACCTGACTATGGTGTGGTTCTTCTGGACCCGGCTCGAGTCGATGCTCTTCTCGAAGATCCAGCTCGGGAAGGCGGACGAGTACGACCCTGTGATGCAGCAGATCAAGAGGCTGCTCAGCTTCGACAAGGTCGGGGGCTGGGCAGTGCTGAGCAAGGGGTCGACCATCTCGGTGAACGGGCACGGGACCACAGTCCTGCCGGCGCTGCTGGAGTACGACCTGTGGAAGGAGCACGTGCCGACCAAGGGGTACGAACTGGCATTCAAGGACCACCATGACAAGATCCACGACGTGACGCACCCGTGCTGCCGCTTCGAGTTCCAGAGCGCGATGGGAAGGATCCCGGAGAGCATGCGGTGCCCAGAGTGCCAGAGACTCATGGAGAAGCTCACCAGCTTCGTCTGCTGCCACGATGAGGTTGCTCCCATCGTCTATGATTGA
- the LOC115751069 gene encoding uncharacterized protein LOC115751069: protein MLVAPRTRHHHRPCPPSSPTTAHKRSTSLSPAKFKSLLRLTNTIITPNHGDGNKTASTAATSNQPTPSSAGRIKRLVLSPESRAKLNALPDRDFYSFPRFVKHVNDGFLATLTDLYRDRLRPGSEVLDLMSSWVSHLPEEVAYKMVVGHGMNAQELARNPRLDYFFVKDLNSEPRLELASESFDAVLCTVSVQYLQQPEEVFAEVFRVLRPGGVFIVSFSNRLFYDKAIGAWRDGTAYSRVQLVVQYFQCIEGFTEPEIIRKLPGSSVARESKLPFDWIFRFLGLLGGSDPFYAVIAHKNFKPVYE, encoded by the exons ATGCTCGTAGCCCCTCGTAcccgccaccaccaccgtccATGTCCACCGTCTTCTCCAACCACCGCCCACAAACGCTCGACATCTCTCTCACCCGCCAAATTCAAATCCCTCCTCCGGCTCACGAACACCATCATCACCCCCAACCACGGCGACGGCAACAAGaccgcctccaccgccgccacctCGAACCAGCCAACACCCTCGTCGGCGGGCAGGATAAAGCGGCTGGTGCTGTCCCCGGAATCCCGGGCTAAGCTCAACGCCTTGCCAGACCGCGACTTCTACTCCTTCCCGCGTTTCGTGAAGCATGTGAACGACGGCTTCCTCGCCACATTGACGGACCTCTACAGGGACCGGTTGAGGCCCGGATCGGAGGTGCTGGACCTGATGAGCTCGTGGGTGAGCCACCTACCGGAAGAGGTCGCGTACAAGATGGTGGTGGGTCACGGCATGAATGCGCAGGAGCTCGCGAGGAACCCGCGCTTGGACTACTTCTTCGTCAAGGACCTGAACTCTGAGCCCAGGCTCGAGCTGGCCAGCGAGAGCTTCGACGCCGTGCTGTGCACCGTCAGCGTGCAGTATCTCCAGCAGCCCGAGGAG GTGTTTGCGGAGGTGTTTCGGGTGCTGAGGCCCGGAGGCGTGTTCATCGTGAGCTTCAGCAACAGGCTGTTCTATGACAAAGCGATCGGcgcatggcgagacgggactgCGTACAGCCGAGTGCAGCTGGTGGTGCAGTACTTCCAGTGCATCGAAGGGTTCACAGAGCCGGAGATAATCCGCAAGCTGCCCGGCTCCTCTGTTGCTCGGGAAAGCAAATTGCCTTTCGATTGGATCTTCCGGTTCCTGGGATTGCTAGGCGGGTCGGATCCTTTCTACGCCGTGATTGCCCACAAGAACTTCAAACCCGTATATGAATGA